Genomic DNA from Acidobacteriota bacterium:
CCGCAGCCTGGAGCCCAACTTGCCGCTGGCCGGAATGCAGACCATCGAGCAGCATCGCGGCTTTTTCCTGCTGCTGCCCCGCCTGGGAGCGATCCTGCTCAGCGCCTTCGCCCTGCTGGCCCTTGTGCTGGCCTTGATCGGTGTTTATGGAGTGATCTCTTATGCCGTCTCGCGCCGCCACCGCGAAATCGGCCTGCGCATGGCCCTGGGAGCAGAGCGCAGCCAGGTCCTGAGGCTGGTCCTGCGTCAGGGACTGACCCTGGCCCTCACCGGATTGGTGCTGGGCATGTTCGCCGCCATGCTGGTGTCGCGGCTCTTTGCGGGCGCCCTCTACGGCGTGGAACCCCTCGATCCCATGACCTTCGCACTCACCCCGCTGCTGCTGCTGGCGGCAGCCGCCCTGGCCTGCTTCCTCCCCGCCGCCCGCGCCTCCCGCATCGACCCCATGGGCGTGCTGCGCTACGAGTGAAAGGGGAGCTTCAAGCGGTTTCTAAGCGCGGCAATTCCCGGTCACGAACAGCTTGCGCCGCGAAGTGCAAGGCTTCGGCAATGTCCTCTCGTTCAAGATCGGGAGTGGGACTCGAGGATTTGCGTCGTGGCCATCCCCTCAGCCACCATGGAAACTACAGTGGCCACGGGAATCCTCAGTCCCCGAATACAGGGAAACCCGCCCATTTGCGCCGGGTCGATCGTGATCCTCGAATAAGTCATAAAGGAAGGATAGCTGAAAACACGTGAGTTGAAGCAGCCCAAGTCAACAACGGGGCGGTGGAGAGGGAGGCCCGCGGGCCGCCGCGAGGGGCGGGAGTGCATGCACCCCGCAGCCCCGGCGACGGCCCGTCGTACAAGCAAGGCCACCCTAACACTATCGACTGACAAAGTAGATGACTTTAAACAAAAGTTGTTTCAGGCACCCTCAAGCCACTCGTGCAGTGCGTCAGAGGTTTTGAGCCACCCTGTGGCGTTATCCCACGCTTTCAGCGTTCGCACATTTGCCGTCTGAAACCCAGGGTGGCGCCGCCGTCTCGCTTGCGCTCGCCGGGGCTGACCCTGGGCTGGCGAATCGCTCGCCTTCAGCGAGCCCGGACTTGACTTTCAACACAGTCGCTGGGCTGGCGAATCGCTGGCCTTCAGCGAGCCCGGACTTGACTCCTAACACAGTCCCTTGGGCTGGCGAATCGCTCGCCTTCAGCGAGCCCGGACTTGACTTCTAACACAGTCGCTGGGCTGGCGAATCTGTCCCTTTCAGGGACAAAAAACGACGGCCTGGCTCAGAACTTATGACCGGCAGCACTAGGGAGCGGCGGGCAGGTCGGCCATGACCAGGTCGGATTCGCCTGCCGCCGGGCGGACGGCGTAGAGGGAGCGTCCGTCGGGAGCGAGGGCGATGCGTCCCCAGCGGCCGGCCGGGAAGGTTTGCAGCACCTCCTCCTGCCCGCTCTCAGGGTTGAGGCGGATGAGAAGCGTGGAGTCCTCCTGGCCGCGCAGGAAGCAGAGCCCCTGCGGGCAGGCCACCACCGATCCCTCCCCCCGCAACTCCGCCAGAGCTTCCACCAACGTCTCGCGTCCGCTGGTCAGGTGGAACCGGAAGAGGCCCGGCTGATCGTACTTGATCAGGTAGAGGTACTCGCCCCGTAAACCCGGAAAGCCGCTGTAGCCGCCCTGGGAAGTGACCTGCTGCAGCAAGGGCCCGGTCGAGGGGTCGTCCTGGGAGGCCAGAACCGTTGACGAAGAAGCTCGCTCCGCTTTGGGGTGCGGCGGCACACCCCGAGTCGGGAAAGGACTGCGCCAGATCTGCCATTGGCCTCCCCGGTTGGAACCGAAGTAGATCCAGCGTCCGTCAGTAGACCAGGCGGGTGAAAGCTCGCTGGACCGGGCTTGGGTCAGCCGCAGCAGGCGTCCGCTCTCGACTTCGGCCAGGTAGATGTCGGCATGGCCGTGAGGACGGGCGTCGAAGGCCACCCAGCGTCCGTCGGGCGAGATGCGGGGCGAGCCGGCGAAGGGCCCGCCGAAGGAGGTCAGGCGGCGGTCCTGACCGTCGCGCCGCATCCAGATCTCGTAGCTGCCGCTGCGGTCTGAGGCGTAGGCCAGCAGTCCCCCGGGGCCAGGGGCGGGCGCGATGTCGTCTCGGGTGGTCTCCACCACCCCCGTAACCGTCCCCTGCTCGAGGTCGAGACGGACGATGTCGGCCTGCTGGCGGCGGCTCTGCACCACGACGCGCCGTCCATCGGGCGACACGGTCGGGAAAGAGGGCCAGGGGATATCCAGCGGCATCCACTGCAGGAGCCGGGTCCGCAGATCGAGGCGCCACAGTCCGCCGCTGCCTCCCCGGTTGGATGCCATGAGCAGGGAGCGTCCATCGGGTGTGAATGCGTGTCCGTAAAGGGCCGCGGCATCGCCGGTCAGACGCTCAGCAGGACCGCCGTCCAGGGGAGCCAGGAAGACGTCCTGGGTCATCATGCTGACGCTGCGGGTGAAGGCGACGGATTGGCCGTCGGGCGAAAAGGAGGGGTCTTTGTCGCCCCAGTGCTGTCCTTGAGGGGGCGGCAGGAAGCGGCTCTCCCGGCCGTCGGAGGAAAGCAGCCGGATGGCGAAGGACTGACCCTGTCCGGGCCGGTCGGAAAAGGCCATCCAGCGGCCGTCAGGCGAGTAGGCCAGGTCGACGGCCTGGTTCATTCCGCAGTCCGACAGCTTGATGGGCACGCCGCCCAGGGAGGGGATCTCGTAGATGGAGCAGGTGTCGTCGGCAAAGCGCATGAAGGCGAGGCGGTCCCCATCCGGATGCCAGGCGGGGGCCACGTCATGTTCGGGACCGTCCGTCAACTGCAGCAGGCTCTCGGCATCGGCCATGCGGACGAAAAGGTTCCAGGAACCGCCTTCGTCCAGGGAGCGCTGGGCGAAGGCCACCTGATTGCCGTCGGGGGAAAAGGCCGGAAGCACTTCGCGTCCGGGCATGCTGGTGAGCGGGCGGGTGCGCAGCGGGATGGGATGAGGCGCCTGAGGACGCGGCGCCGCCCAATAGACGACAGCCATCGTTCCCACCACCAGCACCGCCAGGCCCAGGGGAACGAGCAGCAGCCAGCGCGCTCTCCAGGGGCCCTGAGCCTCGCGGGCGACCGCAGCAGACGGCGGTGCAGCCTCGTCGATTTCGCCAGGGAGGCGCACAGGAACCACCAGTCGGTAGCCCCGCTTGGGAATGGTTTCGATGAAGCGGGCTTGGGAGGCCGTCTCCCCGAGGGCCTTGCGCAGATCGGAAACAGCGCGCGTCAGCACCTCTTCGTTGACGGCCGTCTCCGGCCACACCTTGGCCAGAAGCTGCTGGCGGGTGAGCACCTGGCCGGGACGCGCAGCCAGGCATTGCAAGACCTGCATGGCCTTGGGCGTCACCCGCTCCATCCGGCCCGCGCAGTTGAGCCGGTGCAGCTCGGGCTCCACCCTGACATCGCCTACGAAAAAGTCTTTAGAAACGTCCACGCGTGATCGGATGCGGCTCCCTGGTACTCGAAAAATAGCACGGGGGGAGGAAAATTTCATCTTTTTCTCAGGATCTGCCGCCGTACTGCGGACAAACTGAAGTCCATGAAGAAGACCAGCGCCGCGGTGCTTGTGGCGATTCTCCTGGGTCCGCTCTGCCAGTTCGGCGTCCCAGCAGCAACTCTGTCGGCCCAGGACGACCCGGGGCCCGGCGGCCGCTTTGAAGCTGTCCAGGTCGCGCCCCAGGTCACCGTCTTCGTCCAGCAGGAGATCCTGCTCTATCCGGTGCAGGGCAACATCGTCCTTATCGAGCGCGGGCAGGACGCGCTGGTGGTGGACTCGGGACGCACCCCTTCCTGGGCCGCGGCCGTCATCGCCGAAATACGCCGCACCACCGACAAGCCCGTCCGCTACCTGGTCAACACCCACTGGCACGGAGACCATCACCACGGCAACTCCACCTTCCTGGACGCTTTTCCCGGCCTGACCCTGGTGGGACACGCCGAGACCAGCCGGGAAATCGCCAATCAGGGCAAGCGCAGCCTGGAGGGACAGATCCGCCTGATGGAGAACCCTCAGCCCTGGCTCGACGCCCTGCAGAAAAACGACGATGGACGCGGCAATCCTCTGCGCCCCGATCAACGGCACCGCATCCGCCAGATGACGGGAATGCCGGCCCAGTACCTGGAGGAACTGCGTCAGGTCGAACTGACTCCTCCCGCATTCACCTACCGCCAGGGCCTGGTGCTGGGAGAAGGCGAGGAGCGCGTCGAGATCTTTTCCAACGGCCCCGGCAATACGGCCGCCGATTCCATCCTCTACCTGCCGGGATCCAAGATCGTCATCACGGGCGACCTGCTGACGTCCACCGTCCCCTTCATGTCGGGCAGCCACCCGCGCGGTTGGCTGGCCCGCTTGCGTGAAATCGGCGAACTCGACTTCGAAGTCATCATTCCCGGGCACGGCCTTCCCCAGCGCGACCGCAGACTGCTCGACCTCCACATCGACCTGCTGGAGACCATCATCGAGCAGGCCGAAGCGGCGGTGGAGGCGGGAGAAACACTGGAGGCCTTCATGGAGGGCCTCGACCTAAGCCGGTTCCGCCAGGCCTACTGCGGGGAAGACGACTTCCTGATTCAGGAGTTCGACGCCAGGGTCACCTACGCGGCGGTGCCCTCAGCCTACCGCGAGACGCTGCGCGTCCGCCGCCGGCAGCAGGACAGCGAGTGGACCCTTCCCCTGGGCGAAGCTGTTCGAACCAAATCCGAGGAATTGCGGGCACAGGCTGCCTCTCTGGAAATCGCAGAGGGGGCCAAAGCGCTCAAGGAACGCGTCCTGGAAGACCTCGACAGAGTCGATTCGGAGCTTGACGCCGACCGCCATCTGCTGGCCCTGTACCGATTGGGTTCGGCCTGGGAAGGTCTCTTCAGCGCCGCCCAAGCCTACGGCCGGCAAGAGGACAAACCTGAGGACGCGGATGCTTTTCAGAGCCACTGGAGCGGCATCAAGGCAACCCTTGAAAGCAGACGCCAGGCGCTGCTCGACTCTCCTGCTCAAGAAAAGGACGAGACCCTGACGCCGCTGGCCGTGCGGGCCATGGCCGATATTTCGCTCATGCAGACCCTGCCCTATGTCAACGCCGCGGGACTCTACGCTCACAGCACTTCAGTGTCTTACGGCCTCTACGCCTTGGGCCAGGGCCAGTCCCACCTGCGCTGGGCCGAGTGGTGCCGCGGCCAGAAAGTCTCGCAGGGGCGTCCGCAGCCGGCCCTTCGCGAAACGGCGGCTGCTCTACTGGCCGACTTGGAGCAGCGCACCGGAGAGGCCTTCGAGGATCCTGAACTGGCCATAGAAATGCACTCCCGCTTCATCCAGCTCAACGCATCCCTGAAAAAAGCCCGCGAGGTATTGGCGGCCGAAGGCAAGACGGTTCAGCCCATTTCCGCCTTGCTTCCGCTGCTGGAGGCAGAGATGCACCTGCAGGAAATCCTCTCCCGGCAATCGCCTCTCGCCGCCGCCGGGCGTCATCGGCTGCAACTCGAGAACTGGCAGCGGCGCATCAAGGCCTCGCCCTTCGACCACTCCCTGGCGCTGCTCTTCCTGCAAAGGGCCGGTGAAGCGCTTGAGGCTGCTGAGGAGAACGAGGAGCCGGAAGAGGAACTGCGTTCGGCCGCGGCCATCCTGGAGGGTGTCTTGCCAGCCTACTTCACCTGGGTCAAGGAGTGAGCTGACAACCCGCAACGTGCTCAACGACCCAAGAAGACGAGGAAAAACCGACATGATGACTTGGATTCCGACCAGGCCTGCCAGACTGCGGATCGCCGTGACACTGCTGGCGGCAAGTCTATGCACACCGCTGTTCATGGGCACGGAGGCGATGGCGCAAGCCGATGAAGTGGTCGTGACGCTGGTGCGCTGGCCCTACACCTGAAACCTTTCCGATCCAGCAAGTTTGCTGATACGAGAAGTGGTGAAGGGATATGAAGGCCGGGTCGTCTACCGCGACGAGAACCTGGGCGAATCGGAACTGGCGGAGCGTTTCGGAGTGGGACGCTACCCGGCCGTCTGGGTCGACCAGGCCCTGGTGGCGACTCCACGCGACTTCTATCTCTGGGGGGAGGAGGGGGAGGGCCGCTATACGCCCTGGAAGAACGCCGAAAACCGGGCCAAGTTCAAGAACGACCTGAAGCGGATGATCGACATCCGGCTGCGGGGAGAAGAGCTGGAATCGCTTTCCGCCGACCCCCTGCTGGAGATCGCTTCCCTGCCCGACTTCGAGGTCGCCGACCTGGAGGGCAATCCGCTGCGCGACGACGACCTGCAGGGCAAGGTGGTGATCGTCGAATTCTGGGCCACCTGGTGTCCGCCCTGCATCCGCACGCTGCGGTGGCTGAAGGAGGCCCGGAAGGAGTGGGGGGACGAGGTGGCAATTGTGGCCTTGGCGGTGGAAAGCCCGGCTCAGGACGTGGCCGATTTTCCCCACAAAGTCGGACGCGTGGCCATGGCTACCCCCGAACTCATCCGCCTCTTCGGCGACGTCACCGCCGTCCCCACTCTCTTCGTCTTCGACCGGCAAGGCCGCACCGCCAAGGTCTTCTACGGAGCGCCCGAAGGATTGCACGAGCAAGTGGAGAGCCTGGTGCAGGAACTCAGCCGAGATTAGCGCAGCCTTGCCACCGCTCAACGGCATAAGCCTCCAACCGTCCTCCTCCGCAGGCGCTTTGTTGGCTCCTGCCGCGGACGTATACTCGCATTGAGAGCTAACGGCGCAAGGAGGAGGACGCCATGAGCAAGGACAAGCGACACGTCTCGATCGAAGGCCACGACCTGCGCCCCGAAAGCCTGATGATGAGCTACGGCTACAACCCGGCCCTGTCGGAAGGGGCCGTCAAGCCGCCGATTTTTCAGACCTCCACCTTCGTCTTCAAGAACGCCGAGGAGGGAAAGGCCTTCTTCGAGATCGCTTACGGACTGCGCGAGAGAGGCCCCAACGAGAGGCTGGGACTGATTTACAGCCGCCTCAACAATCCCGACCTGGAAGTGCTGGAGGACCGGCTCACGCTTTGGGACAAGGCCGAGGCCTGCGCCGTCTTCGGAAGCGGAATGGCGGCCTGCTCCACGGTGCTTTTCGAGTTCCTGCGTCCGGGCGACGTGGTGCTCTACAGCCAGCCCGTCTACGGGGGCACCGACTACCTGATCAAGCACATCCTGCCCCGTTACGGCATCGTTCCGGTGGGCTTCTACGCCAGCCATCCGACCGACGAAGTAGAGCAGGTGCTGGTCGATTCGGGCCAGGCCGACAAGCTCAAGCTGGTCTTCCTGGAAACGCCCGCCAATCCGTCCAACGCCATCGTCGACATCGAGAACTGCGCGCGTATCGCCAACAAGTATTCCAGCTCCCAAGACCCGGCCTACGTAGCGGTCGACAATACTTTCCTGGGTCCGCTCTGGCAACAGCCCCTGCGCCACGGAGCCGACCTGGTGCTCTATTCGGCCACCAAGTACATCGGCGGACACAGCGACTTGATCGGGGGCGTGTGCCTGGGCAGCAGGGCATTGATCGACCGCGTCAAGACCCTGCGCACCTTCGTGGGCAACATGCCCGACGCCTGGACCGGCTGGCTGCTGCTGCGCTCGCTGGAAACCCTCAAGCTGCGCATGACCTGCCAGATGAAGAATGCACGCTATGTGGCCGACTTCCTGGCCGACCATCCCCAGGTCGAGAGGGTTCATTACCTGGGTCACATCGATCTGGAGGACGCCCGCTACAAACTCTACAAAAAGCAGTGTCTGGCGCCCGGCGGAATGATCTCCTTCGAGATCGTGGGAGGACAGGAGGCGGCTTTCAGGTTCCTCAACTCGCTGCAGCTCTTCAAGCTGGCGGTCAGCCTGGGGGGGACCGAGTCGCTGGCCGAGCACCCCTCCACCATGACTCATGCCGACGTCAGCAAGGAAGACCAGGCCAAGATGGGCATCACCGAGGGCCTGATACGCCTCTCCATCGGGGTGGAACATCCCCAGGACCTGCTGGCCGATCTGGAACAGGCATTAGCTGCCGTCTAACGGATCGTCTTGCAGCGAAGCCCGGTAGAGGAAGGCCAGGATCTCGGCGACGGCGGCATAGATGGGGGCAGGAATCTCTTCGTTGAGGTCGAGGCGGGACAGCACCTGCACCAGGTCGCGGTCCTGGCGTACCGGCACGCCGCTTTCCCGGGCCATGCGGATGATCTTCTGGGCCAGCTTTCCGTGCCCCTTGGCCGTCATGCGGGGAGCCGGGTCGTCGTAGGGGCTGTAGCGCAAGGCGGCGGCGAATTCCCGTTCCCGGCGCGATCCCTGCTCCGTCCTGGTCTTCTTGTCGTTCATCTCAGGCCCTCACGTCGATGAGGCGCAGGGAGGGACCGGCCGGCTCTTCCTGGCTTAGGTTGTCGAGGCTGTTGGGGGATGAATCAGGGATCTCGCTGAGGACGTCGGCCTCCAGATGGACCTGCTCGAATCCGGCCTGCTTGAGGCGTTCGCCGAGTTGAGGGAGTCGCCGGCGCAGGACCTGCAACGGCTCTTCCCGCTCGATCAGCAGCCGGGCCCGCAGCGCTTGGCCCGCGCTGTAGGCGTCGACCCGGGTCTGCCCCAACCACTGCAGTTGCAGCAGGAAGACGATGTGGTAGCCGCGTCCCGAGCCGGAGGCCCCGTCCTGGGGAGCGTCGCGGTCGGAGCGCAGGGAAAGCTGCAGGTTGGTCAGCTCGCTTCCCAACAGCAGCGGCAGTTCGATCTGGACCCCCTGAGACTGGGACAGGGAGAGCAGATTGGCGGCCTGGGAGGATTCGATGTTGGCCAGGTGGCGAGCCACTCCGGCGGCCAGGCGGCTGAGAGATTCTTCAGCAGAGGCCTGTGTCTGGGCCTGAACCTCCAGGAGCAGGGCCTTGAGATCGCTCTGGGCCACCTGGCGCAGGCCGTCGGGACGCCCCGCCAAAACGGCCTGGGCCAGTCTGCTCTCGTATTGCAGTCCGCCCTCTTCGATCATGGCCGCCAAACGGCTGGGAGAAGGGGGGCGTCCGCTTCCCGCCAGTTCCAGCAGGCGCCCTTGCAGGCGCTCAACCGACTGTGGAAGCGAGGCCTGGGGCGGCAGGGCTTTCAATTCCGACGACAGACGGGCCCAGGACTCGCCCATGGGCATCTTCAAGGCCAGCCGCTGACGCAGGATGGCGGCGATGGCCGAGTGAAAATCGCTGACGCGGTCCACCACCCGCAGCAGGGTTTGGGAACCCGAGACCTCGACTTGCAGCAAAAGGTCCTCACCCGGCTGCGTCCCCGGCGGAACCTGGGCCAGGAAGCGTACCCCGTGAGCCTGGAGCAGATGGTTGCCCGGACCGGCCGCCCTGATGACGCGGGCGGTAACAAGCGCCCCCCTGGGAAGCCGGGGAAACTCGCCGGGCCGCAGCAACCCCTGAGTGGCGGCTTCCTGCAGCGCCTGGGCGGCTGCCGCCCGCAAGATCTGGTGGGCGGAATCGGTCCGCTGCGTTGCCACGGGGTCGGCGGATGACTCCCCGCTCCCGGGCGGAGCGCCGCTAAAAAGCGCCGTCCGCTGGCTTTGCTCCGGTCCGGCGGCGGACGCGGCCCCGAGCGGGGACGCCCGGCCCGAGCCGCCAGCCGGCGCCGCGGCCACTTGCAGCCGCAGCACGGGATATTCGGGTCCCGACACCACTTCGGCCCACAGGGTGCGACCGGCGGGCAAACCGCCCGATTCCAGCAGCAGCGGACGTCCTCTCAGCGCCAGCAGGGCATGGTCGGCGTCCGAGGCGATGATTCGAAGAGGTACGCTTTCACCCGACTTGAGCGGGAAGGGCCCGCGCTCCTGTACGCCGGCCAGCAGGGTGCGTCCTTGGGCGGAAAGGCTTTGAGAGATGAGTATGGTGCGGGCGGGCAGGCGGACGGACCCGCCCTCTCTCTCTTCAGAGACAGCAGGCGCCGCGGCGGCACCCGTCCTCTCAGCGGCCGTCTGAGAGGAGCGCCGCGACGTCCCGCCGCCGCCCCCGCCGGAAAGCACCTCGAGGAGCGGGGGATCGCCCGGACGGATCTCGACCTGCACCTGCTTGCCGGGACGTCCGCCCAGCGGACCGTCGAGTTCGATTCGAACTCCCTCCACCTCCAGCACGGCACGAGCCGAGGTGGCCCGGATCAGAGTGGCCGTACGGCGCCCTTGCAGAGAGGCAACATCCCCAGGACCGGAATCATCCAGCAAGCGAAAAGAGAATCGGCGCGGCTGGGCGCCCTCTGAAGAGGCGGCGTCGCCAAGCGCACTTCGGCCAATCTGCATCGTGTCCTGCTTATCGGCAGGCGCTCCCGCCTGCCTTAACCCGGCGGCGCTCTGCAAGGGCCCGCCCATGGTCTAAGATAGGAGCATGGCCGGACGCAAAACCTCCATCGTGGTGGGACTCAATGCCGCCATCGCGGCCGTCAGCGACGAAATGCCGCTGATTCTCACCACCCTGGCCCGCGACGACCAGGAAGCGCTGCCCTTCGGGCCTCTCGATCCCGAAGGCGACCGAACCCTGGAACTGGGGCTGCGGGGATGGGTGCGCGAGCAAACCGGCGTGGAACTGGGCTACGTGGAGCAGCTCTACACCTTCGGCGACCGCAACCGCGATCCGCGGGAAACGGCGGGCGGCCCGCGGGTCATCTCGGTGGCCTACCTGGCCCTGGTGCGGCAAAGCAAGCTCACCGCTCCCAAGGCCCAATGGCGCGACTGCTACGAGTTCTTCCCCTGGGAGGACATGCGCGAAGGGCGTCCGCGCCTGTTCGACCAGACCATCGGCCCCTGCCTGGAGGAATGGGCCGCCCAAGCCGACTCGCCAGCCAAACGCCGTCAACGCCGGGACCGCAGCGCCATCGCCTTCGGACTGAGGGGCTCGCCCTGGGACTCGGACCGGGTGCTGGACCGCTACGAACTGGTCTACGAAGCCGGACTGGTGGAAGAATCCGTGCGCGACGCCGCCGCCCGTGGACGCAGCCTCAAGCCGCTCCAGTGCATCCCCTCCGGGGAACCGCTGCTGGGGCGTCCGCTGGCCCTCGATCATCGGCGCATACTGGCCACCGCCCTGGGCCGTCTGCGGGGCAAGATCAAGTACCGCCCCGTGGTCTTCGAACTGCTGCCCGACACCTTCACCCTCTTCCAATTGCAGCGGGTGGTGGAGGCTCTCTCCGGCGTCCGCCTGCACAAACAGAACTTCCGCCGCCTGGTGGCCAAGGGCGGACTGGTGGAACGCACCGGGCAAATGGAGCCGCAAACCGGCGGACGTCCCGCCGAACTCTTCCGCTTCCGCCGCGAAGTGCTGCGCGAGCGTCCGGCGCCTGGGGTCGGCCTCCCGGGCCTGCGGGTGTGAGACGTTTTCGCGGGAGGCCGGCCCCAAGTTCCAATTCCCAATGGCCAACTCCCGAGCCGAGGCAAAGGATCGTCGAAACCCGACCTGCACCCGCCGCGTCACAAAGTTCTCAATATCCCTTGACAACGGGATATGCTCAGCTTTAGTATAAGTCCTGGCTCGACCGCGAGCCTTAATTTTTGACCCTACTTATGCTCAATTTGAGCATAATAGAGGAGTGCCAGCATGACGACTCAACAAAGTTCTTTTTCAGGTTCAGGCCCGGACCTGCGCTTCGACGATCAGGTGGCCGCCCGCACTGCGGCCATCTACGACAAAGTGCGCGGCGTCATTCCCGAGATGGAATGGCCCGTCCATGCTCCTTACGTGGACGAGATCAACCGTCTCAAGAAGGAGCGCAATGCCATCATCCTGGCCCACAACTACCAGACCCCCGAGATCTTCCACGGCGTCGCCGACCTGAGCGGCGATTCGCTGGCCCTGGCCAAGTTGGCGGCCGAGACCGAGGCCCAAGTGATCGTGCTCTGCGGGGTCCACTTCATGGCCGAGACGGCCAAGCTCCTCAATCCCGACAAGACGGTGCTGATCCCCGACCTGGAGGCGGGCTGCTCGCTGGCTTCGTCCATCACGGGCGAGGACGTCAGGCTGCTGCGCCAGCGTTATCCCGAAGCCCCCGTGGTCACCTATGTCAACACCTCGGCCGAGGTCAAGGCCGAGACCGACGTCTGCTGCACCTCGGCCAACGCCCTGCAGGTGGTGGAATCGCTCGACGCCGAGCGCATCATCTTCCTGCCCGACGAGTATCTGGGACGCCACATCGCCTCCCAGACCGACAAGACCATCATCAACTGGAAGGGCCGCTGCGAGGTCCACGAGCGCTTCACGGGAGAGGAGCTGCGGGCCTATCGCCAGGCTCACGGCCCGGATATCCGCGTGCTGGCGCATCCCGAGTGCCCTCCCGACGTGCTGGAAGAGGCCGACTTCATCGGATCCACTTCGGGACTCATCAATTACGTGGACGAGCACCGTCCCGCCCGCGTGGTGATGATCACCGAGTGCTCGATGAGCGACAACGTGTCGGTCAACTTTCCCGAGGTGGACTTCGTGCGTCCCTGCAACCTGTGTCCCCACATGAAGCGCATCACGCTGCCCAAGATCCTCGACTCGCTGCGCCACATGCGCTACGAGGTCACGGTTGAGGAAGAGGTGGCCAAGCGCGCCCGCCGGGCCGTTGAGCGCATGATGGAAGTGGGCCGGGGGAAGGGCCAATGAGTCCCGCCTTTGGCAAGAGCGGCGGGGCAGTCGACCAGGTGGTTTCAGCCTCGGCGCTGGTAATGGGGGCGGGCGTGGCCGGATTGTCGGCGGCGCTGGGACTGGCCGAGCGGCTTGCCGGGCAGGGCGCGGTGGCGGTGATCTCCAAGACGGCGCTGCAAAGCGGCTGCTCCAGCGTCTGGGCCCAGGGCGGCATCGCGGCCGCCGTCGGCCGGGACGATTCGCCCCGGCTGCACGCCCAGGACACGCTGGCGGTGGCGGGAGGCATTGGCGACGATGAGAGCGTCCGCCTGCTGGCAGAGGACGCCCCGCGTCAGATCGCCCGCCTCATCGGCCTGGGCACGCGTTTCGATCCGGCCCCCGACGGACGTCCCGCGCTGGGGCGCGAAGCCGCTCACCGGCGCAAGCGCATCCTCCACTCCTTCGGAGATGCGACCGGGGCCGAATTGACCCGGGCCCTGACCGAGGCCGCCCGCCGCAGTCCGGGGCTGGACCTGTACGAAAACGCCTTCGCCCAGGAACTGG
This window encodes:
- a CDS encoding winged helix-turn-helix domain-containing protein — translated: MDVSKDFFVGDVRVEPELHRLNCAGRMERVTPKAMQVLQCLAARPGQVLTRQQLLAKVWPETAVNEEVLTRAVSDLRKALGETASQARFIETIPKRGYRLVVPVRLPGEIDEAAPPSAAVAREAQGPWRARWLLLVPLGLAVLVVGTMAVVYWAAPRPQAPHPIPLRTRPLTSMPGREVLPAFSPDGNQVAFAQRSLDEGGSWNLFVRMADAESLLQLTDGPEHDVAPAWHPDGDRLAFMRFADDTCSIYEIPSLGGVPIKLSDCGMNQAVDLAYSPDGRWMAFSDRPGQGQSFAIRLLSSDGRESRFLPPPQGQHWGDKDPSFSPDGQSVAFTRSVSMMTQDVFLAPLDGGPAERLTGDAAALYGHAFTPDGRSLLMASNRGGSGGLWRLDLRTRLLQWMPLDIPWPSFPTVSPDGRRVVVQSRRQQADIVRLDLEQGTVTGVVETTRDDIAPAPGPGGLLAYASDRSGSYEIWMRRDGQDRRLTSFGGPFAGSPRISPDGRWVAFDARPHGHADIYLAEVESGRLLRLTQARSSELSPAWSTDGRWIYFGSNRGGQWQIWRSPFPTRGVPPHPKAERASSSTVLASQDDPSTGPLLQQVTSQGGYSGFPGLRGEYLYLIKYDQPGLFRFHLTSGRETLVEALAELRGEGSVVACPQGLCFLRGQEDSTLLIRLNPESGQEEVLQTFPAGRWGRIALAPDGRSLYAVRPAAGESDLVMADLPAAP
- a CDS encoding cystathionine gamma-synthase family protein — encoded protein: MSKDKRHVSIEGHDLRPESLMMSYGYNPALSEGAVKPPIFQTSTFVFKNAEEGKAFFEIAYGLRERGPNERLGLIYSRLNNPDLEVLEDRLTLWDKAEACAVFGSGMAACSTVLFEFLRPGDVVLYSQPVYGGTDYLIKHILPRYGIVPVGFYASHPTDEVEQVLVDSGQADKLKLVFLETPANPSNAIVDIENCARIANKYSSSQDPAYVAVDNTFLGPLWQQPLRHGADLVLYSATKYIGGHSDLIGGVCLGSRALIDRVKTLRTFVGNMPDAWTGWLLLRSLETLKLRMTCQMKNARYVADFLADHPQVERVHYLGHIDLEDARYKLYKKQCLAPGGMISFEIVGGQEAAFRFLNSLQLFKLAVSLGGTESLAEHPSTMTHADVSKEDQAKMGITEGLIRLSIGVEHPQDLLADLEQALAAV
- a CDS encoding NAD regulator; protein product: MAGRKTSIVVGLNAAIAAVSDEMPLILTTLARDDQEALPFGPLDPEGDRTLELGLRGWVREQTGVELGYVEQLYTFGDRNRDPRETAGGPRVISVAYLALVRQSKLTAPKAQWRDCYEFFPWEDMREGRPRLFDQTIGPCLEEWAAQADSPAKRRQRRDRSAIAFGLRGSPWDSDRVLDRYELVYEAGLVEESVRDAAARGRSLKPLQCIPSGEPLLGRPLALDHRRILATALGRLRGKIKYRPVVFELLPDTFTLFQLQRVVEALSGVRLHKQNFRRLVAKGGLVERTGQMEPQTGGRPAELFRFRREVLRERPAPGVGLPGLRV
- a CDS encoding EscU/YscU/HrcU family type III secretion system export apparatus switch protein; translation: MNDKKTRTEQGSRREREFAAALRYSPYDDPAPRMTAKGHGKLAQKIIRMARESGVPVRQDRDLVQVLSRLDLNEEIPAPIYAAVAEILAFLYRASLQDDPLDGS
- a CDS encoding TlpA disulfide reductase family protein, whose amino-acid sequence is MKGYEGRVVYRDENLGESELAERFGVGRYPAVWVDQALVATPRDFYLWGEEGEGRYTPWKNAENRAKFKNDLKRMIDIRLRGEELESLSADPLLEIASLPDFEVADLEGNPLRDDDLQGKVVIVEFWATWCPPCIRTLRWLKEARKEWGDEVAIVALAVESPAQDVADFPHKVGRVAMATPELIRLFGDVTAVPTLFVFDRQGRTAKVFYGAPEGLHEQVESLVQELSRD
- a CDS encoding MBL fold metallo-hydrolase, with amino-acid sequence MKKTSAAVLVAILLGPLCQFGVPAATLSAQDDPGPGGRFEAVQVAPQVTVFVQQEILLYPVQGNIVLIERGQDALVVDSGRTPSWAAAVIAEIRRTTDKPVRYLVNTHWHGDHHHGNSTFLDAFPGLTLVGHAETSREIANQGKRSLEGQIRLMENPQPWLDALQKNDDGRGNPLRPDQRHRIRQMTGMPAQYLEELRQVELTPPAFTYRQGLVLGEGEERVEIFSNGPGNTAADSILYLPGSKIVITGDLLTSTVPFMSGSHPRGWLARLREIGELDFEVIIPGHGLPQRDRRLLDLHIDLLETIIEQAEAAVEAGETLEAFMEGLDLSRFRQAYCGEDDFLIQEFDARVTYAAVPSAYRETLRVRRRQQDSEWTLPLGEAVRTKSEELRAQAASLEIAEGAKALKERVLEDLDRVDSELDADRHLLALYRLGSAWEGLFSAAQAYGRQEDKPEDADAFQSHWSGIKATLESRRQALLDSPAQEKDETLTPLAVRAMADISLMQTLPYVNAAGLYAHSTSVSYGLYALGQGQSHLRWAEWCRGQKVSQGRPQPALRETAAALLADLEQRTGEAFEDPELAIEMHSRFIQLNASLKKAREVLAAEGKTVQPISALLPLLEAEMHLQEILSRQSPLAAAGRHRLQLENWQRRIKASPFDHSLALLFLQRAGEALEAAEENEEPEEELRSAAAILEGVLPAYFTWVKE